In the genome of Desulfofarcimen acetoxidans DSM 771, one region contains:
- a CDS encoding anti-sigma factor domain-containing protein, with protein MEKKKGLVLKKQSRSCIVLTPEGEFCKIPMPGRTVQLGEEVIINPVNKLFEYRKIFLVAASILLVLCAVPAYRGLFPLTPAAAAYVSLDINPSVEFAVDSEQKIIKASGLNTEGEELLHRIETVNLDIYKGIELVITEAVKSNYLESSKENIVLSAVTPAQDAKSPVSEQNVYNAINKTLKATDIKTEVLVGTADQDTELKAKKAGVSTGKYLLYVQAQKKGVPISITELKKSDINQLQNDKKIKIRELIPKRVPEQKRSEHPNVYQNFDNKTNKFSQTDKARSQNKPGASQPVKTLNGISKSADNKATTENNITQQRRLKKQKDNMHPIRKTDKQQIKTNNSVKSSIPRGNADKNNHKYWGR; from the coding sequence ATGGAGAAAAAGAAGGGGCTGGTATTAAAAAAACAGAGCCGGTCCTGCATCGTCCTGACCCCGGAAGGGGAGTTTTGTAAAATACCTATGCCCGGAAGAACGGTGCAACTGGGTGAAGAAGTTATTATTAATCCTGTTAATAAGCTATTTGAATATAGAAAAATTTTTCTGGTGGCAGCTTCTATTTTATTAGTGCTTTGTGCCGTTCCTGCGTATAGGGGATTGTTTCCCCTGACACCTGCGGCGGCTGCCTATGTGTCTTTGGATATAAACCCCAGTGTGGAATTTGCGGTTGACTCCGAGCAAAAGATTATTAAGGCCAGTGGACTGAACACAGAGGGCGAAGAACTGCTGCATAGAATTGAGACAGTAAACCTGGATATATACAAGGGGATAGAATTGGTAATAACTGAAGCCGTAAAAAGTAATTATTTGGAAAGCTCAAAGGAGAATATAGTGCTATCTGCTGTAACACCGGCACAGGACGCAAAATCACCGGTCAGTGAGCAAAATGTCTATAATGCAATCAACAAGACTTTGAAAGCCACCGATATTAAGACTGAGGTGCTGGTTGGAACCGCTGATCAGGACACCGAGTTAAAGGCTAAAAAAGCAGGAGTTTCTACCGGCAAATATCTTTTATATGTGCAGGCCCAAAAAAAAGGCGTACCTATCAGTATAACTGAGTTGAAAAAGTCTGATATAAACCAATTGCAAAATGATAAGAAGATTAAAATACGAGAACTTATTCCAAAGCGCGTGCCTGAGCAGAAACGATCAGAACATCCGAATGTGTATCAAAATTTCGATAATAAAACCAATAAATTCAGTCAAACCGATAAAGCCCGGTCACAGAACAAACCTGGCGCGTCTCAACCCGTAAAAACTTTAAACGGCATATCAAAATCAGCTGACAATAAAGCAACCACCGAAAATAATATTACCCAACAGCGGCGTCTAAAAAAACAGAAAGACAATATGCATCCGATAAGAAAAACCGATAAGCAGCAGATAAAAACAAATAATAGTGTAAAAAGTTCTATTCCAAGAGGCAATGCTGATAAAAATAATCATAAGTACTGGGGCAGGTAA
- the sigI gene encoding RNA polymerase sigma-I factor, which produces MSERGGCSSGGEGSDSLLPKYDLIDKLRIAREGDAKSREDILEMYKPLIGKITSNLCQRRLEWGRDDELSIGLIAFNEAIDRYKEDCRVPFPAYARIVVRSRLTDYFRKEARHNAANLQPFFNDGEQGENPAEIAKSWDNYYQEVAARESELEILQYEKMLSNYGISFDNLVKSSPKHRDSRLAQLQAARILASDTNLMQDLLTKKKLPIQELSLIAGIHRKTLERGRKYIIATALIFYYHEDFLYLSSYVNIPGSGKGES; this is translated from the coding sequence TTGTCGGAAAGAGGTGGCTGTTCCAGCGGGGGAGAAGGGAGTGACAGTTTGCTTCCGAAATATGATTTAATAGATAAGCTAAGGATAGCCAGGGAAGGTGACGCTAAGTCCAGGGAAGACATTTTGGAAATGTATAAACCATTAATCGGCAAAATTACGTCAAATCTATGCCAGCGCAGGTTGGAATGGGGCAGAGATGATGAATTAAGTATTGGATTAATTGCTTTTAATGAAGCCATAGACCGGTATAAGGAGGATTGCCGGGTACCTTTTCCGGCTTACGCGCGAATAGTTGTCAGGAGCAGGCTGACCGATTATTTTCGAAAGGAAGCCAGGCATAATGCAGCCAACCTCCAGCCGTTTTTCAACGATGGTGAGCAGGGAGAAAACCCGGCGGAAATTGCTAAATCGTGGGATAATTATTACCAGGAAGTGGCTGCCAGGGAAAGTGAGCTGGAAATCCTTCAGTACGAGAAAATGTTAAGCAATTACGGTATCAGTTTCGATAACCTTGTAAAATCCTCGCCAAAGCACCGTGACAGCAGGCTGGCGCAATTACAAGCGGCCCGCATATTGGCCTCTGATACAAACCTGATGCAAGATCTCTTAACTAAAAAAAAGCTGCCTATTCAAGAACTATCTTTAATAGCGGGTATACACCGAAAAACACTGGAAAGGGGCCGCAAATACATTATTGCTACTGCTTTGATATTTTATTACCACGAAGATTTTCTCTATTTAAGTTCTTATGTTAATATCCCCGGTTCAGGGAAAGGAGAAAGTTGA
- a CDS encoding beta-propeller domain-containing protein, whose product MKGKVAIVGKLWPLLVCILLILTVNSMASEQPAGSSSGQLKSFPDYEQLSEYIKNSNKVSGVFGLSTTHRGLVMEESLSLPLNSVDNGFAMKADMAVNQKKASAAKEKADFSETNNQVRGVDEADLVKTDGSYIYLVNNGKLVILQAYPAQEAKKLTEISFDGRPQEIFIDGDSLLVFGSSADRQKMFLRKYDIADRKSPLMLQELTCDGNYVTSRKIGENVYAVINTPVYRYNEATGQNIALPVFTNNGIKKIVQPKEIYYFDRTDSSYNYSIMASVSMKKDSKNFRSRIYLTGTSQNIFASENNIYLTGNKSPDYEFYGEKLYKSLLSLMPEQVQSTINESQASCNTYAQRLQILEEIAGEYLISLDYRQASAIEEKINRIVEGYRRDIERENNKTVIYKLAVDAGQVVYKCKGEVDGYVLNQFSMDEHNGYFRIATTSQGSWSITGQSPAPKNNIYVLDENMQITGKLLGLAVNERIFSARFMGERAYLVTFRKTDPLFVIDLKDPAFPRVAGELKIPGYSDYLHPYDENHIIGIGKEVVERLPGQLSQKQMIIEPVSREKGVKIALFDVSNPAAPKEMSKYVVESDNSDSAALHDHRAVLFSREKNLLVLPVSDRLFRIAAQQKHDAYEQPWQGAYAFKVSLEEGIKLMNKVEHRSEVRRSLYIENVLYTMSDAEIKLNDLTGLREIKEIALQ is encoded by the coding sequence GTGAAGGGAAAGGTAGCAATAGTCGGAAAATTATGGCCGCTCTTGGTATGCATACTGCTTATTTTGACGGTTAATAGCATGGCATCAGAGCAGCCGGCGGGTTCTTCGTCCGGGCAGCTGAAAAGTTTTCCGGATTATGAACAGTTGTCCGAGTATATCAAAAACAGCAATAAAGTATCAGGTGTTTTTGGACTGAGCACGACGCACCGGGGACTCGTTATGGAAGAATCTTTGTCTTTGCCGTTAAACAGTGTGGATAATGGTTTTGCCATGAAAGCAGATATGGCGGTTAATCAAAAGAAAGCTTCTGCGGCAAAAGAAAAAGCTGATTTCTCAGAGACCAACAACCAGGTGCGGGGGGTGGATGAGGCTGATCTGGTTAAGACAGATGGCAGTTATATTTATCTGGTTAACAACGGAAAATTAGTCATTCTGCAGGCTTATCCTGCTCAGGAAGCAAAAAAACTAACAGAAATAAGTTTTGACGGCCGTCCGCAGGAGATATTTATTGACGGAGACAGTTTGCTGGTCTTTGGCAGTTCAGCCGATCGGCAAAAGATGTTTTTACGCAAATATGATATTGCCGACCGTAAATCACCTTTAATGCTGCAGGAGTTAACTTGTGACGGCAATTATGTTACTTCCAGGAAAATCGGAGAGAATGTCTATGCAGTAATCAACACTCCCGTTTACCGCTATAACGAGGCGACAGGTCAGAATATTGCCCTGCCTGTGTTCACTAACAACGGTATTAAGAAAATTGTTCAGCCGAAAGAAATCTATTATTTTGACCGTACCGATAGCTCTTATAATTATTCAATAATGGCGTCTGTCAGTATGAAAAAAGACAGCAAAAATTTCCGGAGCAGGATTTATCTCACCGGAACATCGCAAAATATCTTTGCTTCTGAGAATAACATTTATTTAACCGGCAATAAATCTCCCGATTATGAGTTTTATGGAGAGAAACTCTATAAAAGCTTGCTCTCACTTATGCCGGAACAAGTGCAAAGTACAATAAATGAGAGCCAGGCTTCCTGCAATACCTATGCGCAGAGACTGCAAATATTAGAGGAAATTGCAGGTGAATACTTAATCAGCCTTGATTACCGGCAAGCTTCGGCAATAGAAGAAAAGATCAACCGGATTGTAGAAGGTTACCGGCGAGATATTGAGAGGGAAAACAATAAAACTGTCATATACAAGCTGGCGGTTGATGCCGGGCAGGTTGTTTACAAGTGCAAAGGAGAAGTTGACGGCTATGTGTTAAACCAGTTCTCTATGGATGAACACAACGGATATTTTCGTATCGCTACCACTTCCCAGGGCAGCTGGAGCATAACCGGGCAGTCGCCGGCACCTAAAAATAACATTTATGTTTTAGATGAAAATATGCAGATAACAGGAAAACTCCTTGGCCTGGCTGTCAATGAGAGGATTTTTAGTGCCAGGTTTATGGGAGAGCGAGCTTATCTGGTCACTTTCCGCAAAACTGACCCGCTTTTTGTTATTGATTTAAAAGATCCGGCCTTTCCCAGAGTAGCCGGCGAACTGAAAATACCTGGTTATTCGGACTACCTGCATCCTTACGATGAGAATCATATAATTGGTATAGGCAAAGAAGTTGTCGAGCGTCTGCCTGGGCAGCTTTCTCAGAAGCAAATGATAATTGAGCCGGTGAGTAGAGAGAAAGGTGTAAAGATTGCTCTGTTTGATGTAAGCAACCCTGCCGCACCTAAGGAAATGTCTAAGTATGTTGTGGAGAGCGATAATTCTGATTCCGCGGCTCTTCATGATCACAGGGCGGTATTGTTTAGCAGGGAGAAAAACCTTCTGGTTTTGCCTGTATCAGACAGGCTCTTTCGTATTGCAGCCCAACAGAAGCATGATGCTTATGAGCAGCCATGGCAGGGAGCTTATGCATTCAAAGTTTCCCTGGAAGAAGGCATTAAATTGATGAATAAAGTTGAACACAGGTCAGAAGTTCGCCGCTCCCTTTATATTGAAAATGTACTTTACACTATGTCAGATGCGGAGATTAAGCTGAATGATTTAACAGGTTTGCGCGAAATTAAAGAGATTGCCTTACAGTAA
- a CDS encoding methylated-DNA--[protein]-cysteine S-methyltransferase produces MFYLSMETAWGWVCAAWSAEGLAAVTLPEKNPSESHEFLTNKMAVRKFLKGEELSRPAILFENMPVEALASVQTDLTGVFQLKNWLTGYFSGQRFQPDIKIDWTGYTLFQKQVLEALRQIPCGQVLSYCQLAEKIGRPRAARAVGNALSANRHLLVLPCHRVIRQDGSLGGFAGRPEYKKRLLAWESEELRKSL; encoded by the coding sequence ATGTTTTACCTGTCAATGGAAACAGCCTGGGGGTGGGTGTGTGCTGCCTGGTCAGCAGAGGGATTGGCCGCAGTCACCCTGCCGGAAAAAAATCCTTCAGAGTCCCATGAGTTTTTAACCAATAAAATGGCTGTCAGAAAGTTTTTGAAAGGTGAGGAATTATCCAGGCCGGCGATTCTTTTCGAAAATATGCCGGTTGAAGCCTTAGCCTCAGTTCAGACTGACTTAACCGGTGTTTTCCAGTTAAAAAACTGGCTGACAGGTTATTTTTCCGGGCAGCGGTTTCAGCCGGATATTAAGATAGACTGGACCGGCTATACTTTGTTTCAGAAACAGGTTTTGGAGGCTTTAAGGCAGATTCCTTGCGGCCAGGTTTTATCTTACTGCCAGTTGGCTGAAAAAATCGGCAGGCCTCGTGCTGCCAGAGCTGTCGGCAACGCTTTGTCAGCCAACCGGCATCTTCTGGTACTGCCCTGTCACCGCGTTATCCGGCAGGACGGCAGTCTGGGCGGGTTTGCCGGCAGGCCGGAATATAAAAAAAGATTGCTTGCGTGGGAATCTGAAGAATTGCGTAAATCTCTTTAA
- the cysK gene encoding cysteine synthase A, which translates to MQIVDDITSLVGQTPLLSLNKLEKYLPARLLGKLEMFNPGGSVKDRTASSMIRAAREQGLLNKDSVIIEPTSGNTGIALALICAASGWRLILTMPDTMSEERRKLLQAYGAETVLTPGADGMRGAIARAEELAGQIPDSFMPMQFTNPANPAAHLATGEEIWQQTGGQVDIFVACVGTGGTITGVAQALKKNKPEVRIVAVEPAASPVLSGGKAGLHKIQGIGAGFIPEVLQTELLDEIVAVTDEAAFNMTRRLAGELGVLAGISSGAAVHAALKLAEKATNQGKLVVVLLPDGGERYLSAGVF; encoded by the coding sequence ATGCAAATCGTTGATGATATTACCTCATTAGTAGGGCAGACACCTTTACTCAGTTTAAATAAATTAGAAAAGTATTTGCCCGCCCGATTATTAGGCAAATTGGAGATGTTCAATCCCGGCGGCAGTGTTAAGGATCGCACCGCCTCTTCCATGATCCGGGCCGCTCGGGAGCAAGGCTTGCTTAATAAAGACAGTGTAATAATTGAACCGACCAGCGGCAATACAGGTATAGCTCTGGCTCTTATTTGCGCTGCCAGTGGCTGGCGGTTGATTTTAACTATGCCTGATACAATGAGTGAAGAGAGGCGCAAGCTTCTGCAGGCTTATGGCGCGGAGACAGTGCTGACGCCAGGCGCTGACGGAATGAGAGGAGCTATTGCCAGAGCTGAGGAACTGGCCGGTCAAATTCCGGATTCATTTATGCCTATGCAGTTTACTAACCCGGCTAACCCGGCAGCTCATTTAGCTACCGGTGAAGAAATCTGGCAGCAAACCGGCGGTCAGGTGGATATTTTTGTGGCCTGTGTGGGTACGGGCGGTACAATTACCGGAGTGGCGCAGGCTTTGAAAAAAAATAAGCCGGAAGTCAGGATAGTGGCTGTAGAGCCTGCCGCTTCTCCTGTATTAAGCGGTGGCAAAGCCGGTTTACATAAAATTCAGGGTATAGGAGCAGGTTTTATACCGGAGGTTTTGCAAACAGAACTTCTGGATGAAATAGTTGCCGTTACAGATGAAGCTGCTTTTAACATGACTCGCAGGTTAGCCGGGGAATTAGGCGTTTTAGCCGGTATTTCCTCCGGAGCCGCCGTGCACGCTGCCCTGAAACTGGCTGAAAAAGCGACTAATCAGGGTAAACTGGTAGTGGTATTGCTGCCCGACGGAGGGGAGCGGTACCTGTCTGCCGGTGTTTTTTAG